One window from the genome of Pyxicephalus adspersus chromosome 6, UCB_Pads_2.0, whole genome shotgun sequence encodes:
- the CHRNA4 gene encoding neuronal acetylcholine receptor subunit alpha-4 isoform X3, with protein sequence MMTTNVWVKQEWHDYKLRWDPLEYENVTSIRIPSELIWRPDIVLYNNADGDFAVTHLTKAHLFYDGRIKWTPPAIYKSSCSIDVTFFPFDQQNCTMKFGSWTYDRAKIDLISMHNHVDQLDYWESGEWVIVNAVGNYNIKKYECCTEIYSDITYSFIIRRLPLFYTINLIIPCLLISCLTVLVFYLPSECGEKITLCISVLLSLTVFLLLITEIIPSTSLVIPLIGEYLLFTMIFVTLSIIITVFVLNVHHRSPRTHTMPAWVRRIFLDVVPRVLFMKRPAKDNCKKLIESLHARQLSPPPRLWSETEIEPAFPSSSSASPTSQRASPASSCCHQLEQTANSQVVCKSPSGQYSMLCEESTLTSCPCPPKQTHLLGEPQTNLMPKVRSVSVQQMYTPKETPEATIRCRSRSIQYCYLHEDSSQTNGQSSTSPQSQSCHVNEAQQTPNSQCKCKPKNQEKPSGTSQVTKTVSTKEQHVLLMSPSLKLAIEGVHYIADHLKAEDADFSVKQDWKYVAMVIDRIFLWMFIIVCLLGTVGLFLPPWLAGMI encoded by the exons ATGATGACTACGAACGTCTGGGTAAAACAG GAATGGCACGATTACAAGCTGCGCTGGGACCCACTGGAATACGAGAACGTGACATCGATTCGGATCCCATCAGAGCTGATCTGGAGGCCGGACATTGTACTTTACAACAA tgCTGATGGGGACTTTGCAGTGACCCACTTGACGAAAGCTCACCTCTTCTACGATGGACGAATAAAGTGGACTCCTCCAGCTATTTACAAGAGCTCTTGTAGCATTGATGTCACCTTTTTCCCTTTCGACCAACAAAACTGCACCATGAAGTTTGGCTCGTGGACTTATGATAGAGCCAAGATCGATCTGATCAGCATGCACAACCATGTCGATCAACTTGACTACTGGGAGAGTGGAGAATGGGTCATCGTCAATGCCGTCGGCAACTACAACATCAAAAAGTACGAGTGTTGTACGGAAATCTACTCTGACATCACATATTCCTTTATCATCCGTAGACTTCCTTTATTTTATACCATTAACCTTATCATTCCCTGTCTTCTCATTTCCTGCCTTACCGTGTTGGTCTTCTACCTGCCTTCGGAATGTGGAGAGAAGATCACGTTGTGTATATCTGTACTGCTTTCCCTAACTGTGTTTTTGCTCCTCATTACTGAGATTATTCCATCCACATCACTGGTCATCCCATTGATTGGGGAATACCTGCTCTTCACCATGATCTTTGTCACCCTCTCCATCATCATCACGGTCTTTGTGTTGAATGTTCATCACCGTTCCCCTCGTACGCACACCATGCCAGCTTGGGTGCGCAGAATATTTTTGGATGTGGTGCCCAGAGTTTTGTTTATGAAGAGGCCTGCAAAGGACAACTGCAAGAAACTGATAGAGTCTTTGCATGCCAGACAGCTCAGTCCACCACCAAGACTGTGGTCTGAGACAGAGATTGAGCCAGCCTTCCCGAGCTCATCTTCAGCCAGTCCTACCAGCCAAAGGGCATCACCGGCATCTTCCTGTTGCCATCAGCTAGAACAAACGGCCAACTCGCAAGTAGTGTGTAAGTCCCCCTCAGGGCAATATTCAATGCTTTGTGAGGAATCGACCCTGACCAGCTGCCCTTGTCCTCCTAAGCAAACTCATCTCCTGGGAGAACCCCAGACCAACCTGATGCCCAAGGTTCGCTCAGTAAGTGTGCAGCAAATGTACACACCCAAGGAAACTCCTGAAGCTACCATCCGTTGCCGTTCCAGGAGCATACAGTACTGCTACCTTCACGAGGATTCTTCCCAGACCAATGGTCAATCCAGTACCTCTCCACAGTCTCAGAGTTGCCATGTGAATGAAGCACAACAGACTCCAAATTCTCAGTGTAAATGCAAACCCAAAAATCAGGAGAAGCCAAGTGGCACCAGTCAAGTTACCAAAACAGTCAGTACCAAAGAGCAGCACGTGCTGCTGATGTCTCCATCCCTGAAGTTGGCCATTGAGGGGGTCCACTATATCGCAGACCACCTGAAAGCAGAAGATGCCGACTTCTCT gtCAAACAAGACTGGAAGTATGTGGCTATGGTAATCGATCGGATCTTCCTTTGGATGTTCATAATAGTCTGCCTTTTGGGAACTGTTGGACTCTTCCTCCCACCTTGGTTGGCTGGAATGATCTAA